In a genomic window of Variovorax paradoxus:
- a CDS encoding DNA polymerase III subunit delta has protein sequence MQLASAQLSAHLQKGLKPLYTIHGDEPLLAQEAADAIRAAARAQGHTERSSYTVAGAHFDWSAVLAAGGSLSLFADKQMVEIRIPSGKPGKDGSVALQQIAEGAASNEGTLTLVMLPRLDKATRTGAWFSALENHGASIQVDPIERAALPQWIAQRLALQGQRVKPGDEGQRTLQFFADRVEGNLLAAHQEIQKLALLHPEGELGWEEVEGAVNNVARYDVFKLSEAVLGGNPQRVARMLDGLQAEGEAEVLVHYTLAEDIRALKRVKDAMAAGRPLPMALRENRIWGPRERAFERVLPRLDDRMLARLLRAAHLVDGIVKGLKQPDWPAGGWQALQRLALMLCRACGNGGAAASRRA, from the coding sequence ATGCAGCTTGCCAGCGCCCAGCTTTCGGCCCACCTGCAGAAGGGGCTGAAGCCGCTCTACACCATCCACGGCGACGAGCCGCTGCTCGCGCAGGAGGCGGCCGACGCCATCCGCGCGGCGGCGCGCGCGCAGGGCCATACCGAGCGCAGCTCGTACACCGTGGCCGGCGCGCACTTCGACTGGAGCGCGGTGCTCGCGGCCGGCGGATCGCTCTCGCTGTTCGCCGACAAGCAGATGGTCGAGATCCGCATCCCCTCGGGCAAGCCCGGCAAGGACGGCAGCGTCGCGCTGCAGCAGATCGCCGAGGGCGCGGCGTCGAACGAGGGCACGCTCACGCTGGTGATGCTGCCGCGGCTCGACAAGGCCACGCGCACCGGCGCCTGGTTCTCGGCGCTCGAGAACCACGGCGCCAGCATCCAGGTCGACCCGATCGAGCGCGCCGCGCTGCCGCAGTGGATCGCGCAGCGGCTCGCGCTGCAGGGCCAACGCGTGAAGCCCGGCGACGAGGGCCAGCGCACGCTGCAGTTCTTCGCCGACCGCGTCGAGGGCAACCTGCTCGCGGCGCACCAGGAGATCCAGAAGCTCGCGCTGCTGCATCCGGAGGGCGAACTCGGCTGGGAGGAGGTCGAGGGCGCGGTCAACAACGTCGCGCGCTACGACGTCTTCAAGCTGTCGGAGGCCGTGCTCGGCGGCAACCCGCAGCGCGTGGCGCGCATGCTCGACGGCCTGCAGGCCGAGGGCGAGGCCGAGGTGCTGGTGCACTACACGCTGGCCGAGGACATCCGCGCGCTCAAGCGCGTGAAGGACGCCATGGCCGCGGGCCGGCCGCTGCCGATGGCGCTGCGCGAGAACCGCATCTGGGGCCCGCGCGAGCGCGCCTTCGAGCGCGTGCTGCCGCGGCTGGACGACCGCATGCTCGCGCGGCTGCTGCGCGCGGCGCACCTGGTCGACGGCATCGTCAAGGGCCTGAAGCAGCCCGACTGGCCGGCCGGCGGCTGGCAGGCGCTGCAGCGGCTGGCGCTGATGCTGTGCCGCGCCTGCGGCAACGGCGGCGCCGCGGCATCGCGCCGCGCCTGA
- a CDS encoding glutamate-5-semialdehyde dehydrogenase, which translates to MNAFNVSEHMQTLGLQAKTAAALMARADVATKNVALKALARRLREAGAVLATANQKDLERATAAGLSAPMVDRLKLGPKVIETVALGCEQLAGMADVIGEIIGMRQQPSGIRVGQMRVPIGVFGMIYESRPNVTIEAASLAIKSGNAAILRGGSEAIESNKALALLVSEALAEAGLPVEAVQLVQTTDREAVGQLIAMPQFVDVIIPRGGKGLIERISRDAKVPVIKHLDGNCHVYVDDTAEFGMALRIVDNAKTQKYSPCNAAEGLLVAASVAEDFLPKIGAVFAAKGVEMRCDPAAAQILRADGAIDPGAKVVDAVESDWSEEYLAAVISIKVVAGLEEAIAHINHYSSHHTDAIVTRDHVNAQRFLREVDSASVMVNASTRFADGFEFGLGAEIGISTDKFHARGPVGIEGLTSLKYVVLGQGEVRT; encoded by the coding sequence ATGAACGCGTTCAATGTCAGTGAACACATGCAGACCCTGGGTCTGCAGGCAAAAACGGCCGCCGCCCTCATGGCGCGTGCGGATGTAGCTACCAAAAACGTAGCGTTGAAGGCGCTGGCCCGGCGCCTGCGCGAAGCCGGCGCGGTGCTGGCCACGGCCAACCAGAAGGATCTCGAGCGCGCCACGGCCGCCGGCCTGTCGGCGCCGATGGTCGACCGCCTGAAGCTCGGGCCCAAGGTGATCGAGACCGTCGCCCTCGGCTGCGAGCAGCTCGCGGGCATGGCCGACGTGATCGGCGAGATCATCGGCATGAGGCAGCAGCCCAGCGGCATCCGCGTCGGCCAGATGCGCGTGCCGATCGGCGTCTTCGGCATGATCTACGAGAGCCGTCCCAACGTGACCATCGAGGCCGCGAGCCTGGCGATCAAGTCGGGCAACGCCGCCATCCTGCGCGGCGGCTCGGAGGCCATCGAGTCGAACAAGGCGCTGGCGCTGCTGGTGTCCGAGGCACTGGCCGAGGCCGGCCTGCCGGTCGAGGCGGTGCAGCTGGTGCAGACCACCGACCGCGAGGCCGTCGGCCAGCTGATCGCGATGCCGCAGTTCGTCGACGTGATCATCCCGCGCGGCGGCAAGGGCCTGATCGAGCGCATCAGCCGCGACGCCAAGGTGCCGGTCATCAAGCACCTGGACGGCAACTGCCACGTCTACGTCGACGACACGGCCGAGTTCGGCATGGCGCTGCGCATCGTCGACAACGCCAAGACCCAGAAGTACAGCCCCTGCAACGCCGCCGAAGGCCTGCTGGTGGCGGCCTCGGTGGCCGAGGACTTCCTGCCGAAGATCGGCGCCGTCTTCGCCGCCAAGGGCGTCGAGATGCGCTGCGATCCGGCCGCGGCCCAGATCTTGCGCGCCGATGGTGCTATCGATCCGGGAGCAAAGGTGGTCGATGCGGTCGAATCCGACTGGTCCGAGGAATACCTGGCCGCGGTGATCAGCATCAAGGTGGTGGCGGGCCTCGAGGAGGCCATCGCGCACATCAACCACTACTCGAGCCACCACACCGACGCGATCGTCACGCGCGACCACGTGAATGCCCAGCGTTTCCTGCGCGAGGTCGATTCGGCCAGCGTCATGGTCAATGCGAGCACACGCTTCGCCGACGGTTTCGAGTTCGGCCTGGGGGCCGAAATCGGCATCAGCACCGACAAGTTCCACGCCCGCGGACCGGTGGGCATCGAAGGGCTGACCTCGCTCAAGTACGTGGTGCTGGGGCAGGGCGAAGTCCGGACCTGA
- the gshA gene encoding glutamate--cysteine ligase translates to MVPHLVTALTGPINELEQRVLDSMPAIERWFRLEWMEHTPPFYSAVDIRNAGFKLAPVDTNLFPGGWNNLTKEMLPLAVQAAQAAIEKICPEARNLLVIPENNAKSSSFYLANVAQMVRIFHMAGLNVRVGSIDPAIKSPKKIELPHGDVVTLEPVVRTKRRLGLKNFDPCTILLNNSLSAGTPGILEDLHEQYLLPPLHAGWSVRRKSNHLHSYEELSKRFGKLLGIDPWLINPIYARADGVDLAEGRGLDVLTSHVDAVLTKVRRKYKEYGINEKPFVVVKGQSGAEGPRVLTVRDAKEVEGLVAKARGAAARPAGAREPGEIIVQEGVLTNERVHNGVAEPVVYMMDRYVVGGFYRVHADSAPDENLKLPGASFVPLAFSESAHMPQPGAKPGASAPNRFYMYGVVGRLAMVAASYEMEATDPDAEVYE, encoded by the coding sequence ATGGTTCCGCATCTCGTCACAGCCTTGACCGGCCCGATCAACGAACTGGAGCAGCGGGTGCTCGACTCGATGCCCGCCATCGAGCGCTGGTTCCGGCTCGAGTGGATGGAGCACACGCCGCCGTTCTACAGCGCGGTCGACATCCGCAACGCGGGCTTCAAGCTGGCGCCGGTCGACACCAACCTCTTCCCCGGCGGCTGGAACAACCTCACCAAGGAAATGCTGCCGCTGGCGGTGCAGGCCGCGCAGGCCGCGATCGAGAAGATCTGTCCGGAGGCGCGCAACCTGCTGGTGATCCCCGAGAACAACGCCAAGAGCAGCAGCTTCTACCTCGCCAACGTGGCGCAGATGGTGCGGATCTTCCACATGGCCGGGCTCAACGTGCGCGTGGGCTCGATCGATCCGGCGATCAAGTCGCCCAAGAAGATCGAGCTGCCGCACGGCGACGTCGTCACGCTCGAGCCGGTGGTGCGCACCAAGCGCCGCCTGGGGCTGAAGAACTTCGATCCCTGCACCATCCTGCTGAACAACTCGCTCTCGGCGGGCACGCCGGGCATCCTCGAGGACCTGCACGAGCAGTACCTGCTGCCGCCGCTGCACGCGGGCTGGTCGGTGCGCCGCAAGAGCAACCACCTGCACAGCTACGAAGAACTGTCCAAGCGCTTCGGCAAGCTGCTGGGCATCGATCCCTGGCTCATCAACCCGATCTACGCGCGCGCCGACGGCGTCGACCTGGCCGAGGGCCGCGGCCTCGACGTGCTGACCAGCCACGTCGACGCGGTGCTGACCAAGGTGCGGCGCAAGTACAAGGAATACGGCATCAACGAGAAGCCGTTCGTGGTGGTCAAGGGCCAGAGCGGCGCCGAGGGCCCGCGCGTGCTGACGGTGCGCGACGCCAAGGAGGTCGAGGGCCTCGTGGCCAAGGCGCGCGGCGCGGCCGCCCGGCCGGCCGGTGCGCGCGAACCCGGCGAGATCATCGTGCAGGAAGGCGTGCTGACCAACGAGCGCGTGCACAACGGCGTGGCCGAGCCGGTGGTCTACATGATGGACCGCTACGTGGTCGGCGGCTTCTACCGCGTGCATGCCGACAGCGCGCCCGACGAGAACCTCAAGCTGCCGGGCGCGAGCTTCGTGCCGCTGGCCTTCTCCGAGAGCGCCCACATGCCGCAGCCCGGCGCCAAGCCCGGCGCCAGCGCGCCCAACCGCTTCTACATGTATGGCGTGGTCGGCCGGCTCGCGATGGTCGCCGCCAGCTACGAGATGGAAGCCACCGACCCGGACGCCGAAGTCTACGAATGA
- a CDS encoding potassium transporter Kup: MSAPKSLSAGLIVGAIGVVYGDIGTSVLYAVKEVFGHGHVPFTVENVYGILSMFVWTLTTIVSLKYVVLVLRADNEGEGGLVAMLALASRAVADKPRLRHLLLVIGIFGTSLFYGDGVITPAISVLSAVEGLEVVSPHFKHYVIPITLVVLFGLFAVQKHGTAGIGRFFGPITLVWFLALAVLGVWHIVDHPEILKALSPFYALKFIWDNPGTSFILLGAIVLCVTGAEALYADLGHFGKAPIRIAWFTVVMPALILNYFGQGALLLANPEAVKNPFFMMAPEWALIPLVLLATASTVIASQALITGAFSVTRQVIQLGYLPRLNIEHTSVRTAGQIYIPLVNWGLFVAIVLAVVMFRSSSSLAAAYGIAVTTDMLITTVLTFFVIRYAWKLPLALCIASTAAFFFIDFMFFASNLLKLPEGGWFPLVIGGAVFMLMITWKEGRRLMGEVQRSDAIELQAFLDSVFENPPVRVDGTAVFLTAEPGVVPNALLHNLKHNKVLHEQNLFVTVRNHEVPWIPMDKRIEIEPLGRHCWQVIVHYGFKNDIDLPRALDNARLRGCQLEPMLTSYFLSRDVVIPTLGSGMAPWREKLFAQMHHNASGAAAFLGLPNNAVVELGSKIEI, encoded by the coding sequence GTGTCAGCCCCCAAATCCCTCTCCGCCGGCCTGATCGTCGGCGCCATCGGCGTCGTCTATGGCGACATCGGCACCAGCGTGCTGTACGCCGTCAAGGAAGTCTTCGGCCACGGCCACGTTCCCTTCACCGTCGAGAACGTCTACGGCATCCTCTCGATGTTCGTCTGGACGCTCACCACCATCGTCTCGCTCAAGTACGTGGTGCTCGTGCTGCGCGCCGACAACGAGGGCGAGGGCGGCCTGGTCGCGATGCTGGCGCTGGCCTCGCGCGCCGTGGCCGACAAGCCGCGGCTTCGCCACCTGCTGCTGGTGATCGGCATCTTCGGCACCTCGCTGTTCTACGGCGACGGGGTCATCACGCCGGCGATCTCGGTGCTCTCGGCGGTCGAGGGCCTGGAGGTGGTGTCGCCGCACTTCAAGCACTACGTGATCCCGATCACCCTGGTGGTGCTGTTCGGCCTGTTCGCGGTGCAGAAGCACGGCACCGCGGGCATCGGCCGCTTCTTCGGGCCGATCACGCTGGTGTGGTTCCTCGCGCTGGCGGTGCTGGGCGTGTGGCACATCGTCGACCACCCCGAGATCCTCAAGGCCCTGAGCCCGTTCTACGCGCTCAAGTTCATCTGGGACAACCCCGGCACCAGCTTCATCCTGCTGGGCGCCATCGTGCTGTGCGTGACCGGCGCCGAGGCGCTGTACGCCGACCTCGGCCACTTCGGCAAGGCGCCGATCCGCATCGCCTGGTTCACCGTGGTGATGCCGGCGCTGATCCTCAACTACTTCGGCCAGGGCGCGCTGCTCCTGGCCAACCCCGAGGCGGTGAAGAACCCGTTCTTCATGATGGCGCCCGAGTGGGCGCTGATCCCGCTGGTGCTGCTGGCCACCGCCTCGACGGTGATCGCCTCGCAGGCCCTGATCACCGGCGCCTTCAGCGTCACGCGCCAGGTGATCCAGCTCGGCTACCTGCCGCGCCTGAACATCGAGCACACCAGCGTGCGCACGGCCGGCCAGATCTACATCCCGCTGGTCAACTGGGGCCTGTTCGTGGCGATCGTGCTGGCGGTCGTCATGTTCCGCTCCTCGAGCAGCCTGGCCGCGGCCTACGGCATCGCCGTGACCACCGACATGCTGATCACCACGGTGCTGACCTTCTTCGTGATCCGCTACGCCTGGAAGCTGCCGCTGGCGCTGTGCATCGCCTCGACCGCGGCCTTCTTCTTCATCGACTTCATGTTCTTCGCGTCGAACCTGCTCAAGCTGCCCGAGGGCGGCTGGTTCCCGCTGGTGATCGGCGGCGCGGTGTTCATGCTCATGATCACCTGGAAGGAAGGGCGCCGCCTCATGGGCGAGGTGCAGCGCTCCGACGCGATCGAGCTGCAGGCCTTCCTCGACTCGGTGTTCGAGAACCCGCCGGTGCGCGTGGACGGCACCGCCGTGTTTCTCACGGCCGAGCCCGGCGTGGTGCCCAACGCGCTGCTGCACAACCTCAAGCACAACAAGGTGCTGCACGAGCAGAACCTGTTCGTCACCGTGCGCAACCACGAGGTGCCGTGGATCCCGATGGACAAGCGCATAGAGATCGAGCCGCTGGGCCGCCATTGCTGGCAGGTGATCGTGCACTACGGCTTCAAGAACGACATCGACCTGCCGCGCGCGCTCGACAACGCGCGCCTGCGCGGCTGCCAGCTCGAGCCGATGCTGACCAGCTACTTCCTCTCGCGCGACGTCGTGATCCCCACGCTGGGCAGCGGCATGGCGCCCTGGCGCGAGAAGCTGTTCGCGCAGATGCACCACAACGCGAGCGGCGCGGCGGCCTTCCTGGGGCTGCCGAATAACGCGGTGGTGGAGCTGGGCTCGAAGATAGAGATCTGA
- a CDS encoding polysaccharide deacetylase family protein, whose amino-acid sequence MTTRWPELLPSHDRFDYRPITRRPDYRWPNGARLAVYLGFNLEHFAFGDGLGACLGPASPQPDVLNHGWREYGNRVGAWRCLELFDALALPTGALVNTALYDHCPELVQAVVARGDELIGHGHSNAERQGTLGEDHERALLVRCRERMARESGQAPAGWLSPWISESPRTPDLLAETGYGYTLNWCHDDQPVRMRTRGGGAIWSVPYPQELNDIPMIVGRLMDAKDFCAMVLDNFEEMLAQSRAQPLVMGLALHPYIVGQPYRLRHLRGVLTQLAFARDRGEIWFTTPGAIAAHMGQLARERPTDFD is encoded by the coding sequence ATGACGACACGCTGGCCCGAACTGCTGCCCTCGCACGACCGCTTCGACTACCGGCCGATCACGCGCCGGCCCGACTACCGCTGGCCCAACGGCGCGCGGCTCGCGGTCTACCTCGGCTTCAACCTCGAGCACTTCGCCTTCGGCGACGGGCTGGGCGCCTGCCTCGGCCCGGCCTCGCCGCAGCCCGACGTGCTCAACCACGGCTGGCGCGAGTACGGCAACCGCGTGGGCGCCTGGCGCTGCCTCGAGCTGTTCGACGCGCTCGCGCTGCCCACGGGCGCGCTGGTCAACACCGCGCTCTACGACCACTGCCCGGAACTGGTGCAGGCGGTGGTGGCGCGCGGCGACGAGCTGATCGGCCACGGCCACAGCAATGCCGAGCGCCAGGGCACGCTCGGCGAAGACCACGAGCGCGCGCTGCTGGTGCGCTGCCGCGAGCGCATGGCGCGCGAGAGCGGGCAGGCGCCCGCGGGCTGGCTGTCGCCGTGGATCTCCGAGAGCCCGCGCACGCCCGACCTGCTGGCCGAGACCGGCTACGGCTACACGCTCAACTGGTGCCACGACGACCAGCCGGTGCGCATGCGCACGCGCGGCGGCGGCGCGATCTGGTCGGTGCCCTATCCGCAGGAGCTCAACGACATCCCGATGATCGTGGGCCGGCTGATGGACGCGAAGGACTTCTGCGCGATGGTGCTCGACAACTTCGAGGAGATGCTCGCTCAGTCGCGCGCCCAGCCGCTGGTGATGGGCCTCGCGCTGCATCCCTACATCGTGGGCCAGCCCTACCGGCTGCGCCACCTGCGTGGCGTGCTGACGCAGCTGGCGTTCGCGCGCGACCGCGGCGAGATCTGGTTCACCACGCCCGGCGCGATCGCGGCGCACATGGGGCAGCTCGCGCGGGAGCGGCCAACGGACTTCGACTGA
- the benE gene encoding benzoate/H(+) symporter BenE family transporter, with amino-acid sequence MRFFKDLSLSAFTAGFVAVLVGFTSSVAIVFQAAQAFGATPEMVASWMWALGIGMGLASALPSLWWRKPVMIAWSTPGAAVLAVAGVGHGMGEAVGAFVVCALLIVAAGATGWFERVMNRIPMAIASALLAGVLARFGLAAFTAAQTALPLVLLMLATYLVGKRWLPRYAVPLTLLVAIAFAAARGELAWSAVHVSLTWPVFVMPVFHWQAIVSLALPLFVVTMASQNLPGVAAIRAAGYGELPVSKLITLSGLATLVLAPFGAFALNLSAITAAICMGREAHEDPARRYTAAVSCGAIYVVIGLFGAAVTGLLTAFPKELVAAIAGLALLGTIGGGLAAAVRDEPHREAALITFLVTLSGVTIAGIGSAFWGVVAGAFALAVQRLGRRPGLPKAPAGQGLAASGNIATDSSNMAAPPGAGKTS; translated from the coding sequence ATGCGTTTCTTCAAGGACCTGAGCCTCTCCGCCTTCACCGCCGGCTTCGTCGCCGTGCTCGTCGGTTTCACGAGTTCGGTGGCCATCGTGTTCCAGGCCGCGCAGGCCTTCGGCGCCACGCCCGAGATGGTGGCCTCGTGGATGTGGGCGCTGGGCATCGGCATGGGGCTGGCCTCGGCGCTGCCCTCGCTGTGGTGGCGCAAGCCCGTGATGATCGCCTGGAGCACGCCCGGCGCCGCGGTGCTGGCGGTGGCCGGCGTGGGCCACGGCATGGGCGAGGCGGTCGGCGCCTTCGTCGTCTGCGCGCTGCTGATCGTGGCGGCCGGTGCCACCGGCTGGTTCGAGCGCGTGATGAACCGCATCCCGATGGCCATCGCCTCGGCGCTGCTGGCCGGCGTGCTCGCGCGCTTCGGCCTCGCGGCCTTCACCGCGGCGCAGACCGCGCTGCCGCTGGTGCTGCTGATGCTGGCCACCTACCTCGTGGGCAAGCGCTGGCTGCCGCGCTATGCGGTGCCGCTCACGCTGCTGGTGGCGATCGCCTTCGCGGCCGCGCGCGGCGAGCTCGCCTGGTCGGCGGTGCATGTTTCGCTGACCTGGCCGGTGTTCGTCATGCCGGTGTTCCACTGGCAGGCGATCGTGAGCCTGGCGCTGCCGCTGTTCGTCGTCACCATGGCCTCGCAGAACCTGCCGGGCGTGGCCGCGATCCGCGCCGCCGGCTATGGCGAGCTGCCGGTCAGCAAGCTCATCACCCTCAGCGGCCTCGCCACGCTGGTGCTCGCGCCCTTCGGCGCCTTCGCGCTCAACCTCAGCGCCATCACCGCCGCGATCTGCATGGGCCGCGAAGCCCATGAAGACCCGGCGCGGCGCTACACCGCGGCCGTGAGCTGCGGCGCGATCTACGTCGTGATCGGCCTGTTCGGCGCGGCCGTGACCGGGCTGCTCACGGCCTTCCCGAAGGAGCTGGTGGCGGCCATCGCGGGACTCGCGCTGCTCGGCACCATCGGCGGCGGGCTGGCCGCGGCGGTACGCGACGAGCCGCACCGCGAGGCCGCGCTGATCACCTTCCTGGTCACGCTCTCGGGCGTGACCATCGCCGGCATCGGCTCGGCCTTCTGGGGCGTGGTGGCGGGCGCGTTCGCGCTCGCGGTGCAGCGGCTGGGCCGCCGGCCGGGCCTGCCAAAAGCCCCGGCCGGCCAGGGCCTCGCGGCTTCCGGCAACATCGCGACCGACAGCAGCAACATGGCGGCCCCGCCGGGCGCCGGAAAGACCTCCTGA
- the gshB gene encoding glutathione synthase has protein sequence MKNILFVADPLDHFKIYKDTTFSMMREAQRRGHRIAACLPQDLQWVSGGKVTATVRQVTLTGDPKDWYAVDIVESKELADFDAVLMRKDPPFDAEYIYATHLLEQAEREGARVVNKPRALRDHPEKLAIMEFPQFTAPTLVTRSAQAVRDFHAQHGDIILKPLDGMGGMGIFRVKQDALNLGSIVETLNKDGAETIMVQRFVPDVVEGDKRILIIAGEPAPFVLARIPQGTEVRGNLAAGGKGVAQPLTPRNREIAEIVGRALAPRGLLLIGLDVIGDSVTEINVTSPTCFQEITEQTGFDVPAMFVDALEAHLKQAA, from the coding sequence ATGAAAAACATCCTCTTCGTGGCCGACCCGCTCGATCACTTCAAGATCTACAAGGACACCACCTTCTCGATGATGCGCGAGGCCCAGCGCCGCGGCCACCGCATCGCGGCCTGCCTGCCGCAGGACCTGCAGTGGGTGTCGGGCGGCAAGGTCACGGCCACGGTGCGCCAGGTCACGCTGACCGGCGACCCGAAGGACTGGTATGCCGTCGACATCGTCGAGAGCAAGGAGCTGGCCGACTTCGACGCCGTGCTGATGCGCAAGGACCCGCCCTTCGACGCCGAGTACATCTACGCCACCCACCTGCTCGAGCAGGCCGAGCGCGAGGGCGCGCGCGTGGTGAACAAGCCGCGCGCGCTGCGCGACCACCCAGAGAAGCTCGCCATCATGGAGTTTCCGCAGTTCACCGCGCCCACGCTGGTCACGCGCAGCGCGCAGGCGGTGCGCGACTTCCATGCGCAGCACGGCGACATCATCCTGAAGCCGCTCGACGGCATGGGCGGCATGGGCATCTTCCGCGTGAAGCAGGACGCGCTGAACCTCGGCTCGATCGTCGAGACGCTCAACAAGGACGGCGCCGAAACCATCATGGTGCAGCGCTTCGTGCCCGACGTGGTCGAGGGCGACAAGCGCATCCTGATCATCGCGGGCGAGCCCGCGCCCTTCGTGCTGGCGCGAATCCCGCAGGGCACCGAGGTGCGCGGCAACCTCGCGGCCGGCGGCAAGGGCGTGGCCCAGCCGCTCACGCCGCGCAACCGCGAGATCGCCGAGATCGTGGGCCGCGCGCTCGCGCCGCGCGGGCTGCTCTTGATCGGCCTCGACGTGATCGGCGACTCGGTGACCGAGATCAACGTGACCAGCCCGACCTGCTTCCAGGAGATCACCGAGCAGACCGGCTTCGACGTGCCGGCGATGTTCGTCGATGCGCTGGAGGCGCATCTGAAGCAGGCGGCCTGA